One genomic region from Bacillus sp. SLBN-46 encodes:
- a CDS encoding CsbD family protein has product MNKDQVKGNLEQAKGEAKEQWGKLTDDRSTEVDGKMDKVKGKVQEGYGDVKEKMED; this is encoded by the coding sequence ATGAATAAGGATCAAGTAAAAGGAAATTTGGAACAGGCCAAAGGCGAGGCAAAAGAACAGTGGGGCAAATTAACCGACGATCGCTCAACCGAAGTAGACGGCAAAATGGATAAGGTCAAAGGAAAAGTACAAGAAGGCTACGGCGATGTGAAGGAAAAGATGGAAGATTAA
- a CDS encoding anti-sigma factor antagonist, with the protein MNLLIDKYHNNEDTVVKIAGEIDAFTAPQLREELLPLAEGKNQSIVISLKDVSYLDSTGLGVFVGLFKQLKKNEGELKLVDLSDRLKRLFEITGLSNIITIATN; encoded by the coding sequence ATGAATCTACTAATAGATAAGTATCACAATAATGAGGATACAGTCGTCAAGATTGCAGGCGAAATCGATGCCTTTACAGCACCACAGCTGAGGGAAGAACTTTTACCTCTAGCAGAAGGAAAAAATCAATCCATTGTCATCAGTCTGAAGGATGTTTCTTATTTAGATAGTACAGGCCTTGGTGTCTTTGTGGGTCTTTTCAAACAGCTGAAGAAAAATGAGGGTGAATTGAAACTAGTTGACCTTTCCGATCGACTGAAACGGTTGTTTGAAATTACTGGTTTAAGCAATATTATTACCATTGCTACTAATTAG
- a CDS encoding anti-sigma regulatory factor: MENESCVKIITEWDIVAARQLGRNVAKELGFGSVDQARITTAISELARNIYLYAGTGEIEIDRMYELGKCGLKVIASDKGPGIHDIRKVMEDGFTTSGGLGAGLPGVKRLMDEFSITSTVGEGTSIQVVKWLR, translated from the coding sequence ATGGAGAACGAATCCTGTGTGAAAATTATAACTGAATGGGATATCGTTGCAGCGCGTCAGCTTGGGAGAAACGTTGCAAAGGAGCTTGGATTCGGTTCGGTTGACCAAGCAAGGATCACAACAGCGATTTCGGAACTGGCCCGCAATATTTATCTGTACGCTGGAACAGGAGAAATCGAAATTGACCGCATGTATGAATTAGGAAAATGCGGCTTAAAGGTTATTGCTTCGGACAAAGGTCCGGGAATTCACGATATAAGAAAAGTAATGGAAGATGGATTTACCACATCGGGTGGTTTAGGGGCAGGATTACCAGGGGTGAAACGATTAATGGATGAGTTTAGCATTACTTCTACGGTGGGAGAAGGAACGAGCATTCAGGTGGTGAAATGGCTTCGCTAG
- a CDS encoding magnesium transporter CorA family protein encodes MITYRTPTNWTWIQAKQKEIEQLTPILEHESSIDWLQQIQNNKTNSLRVTITPDGKKVVKGTLIYKQSFEEEHDVKLFHFYVTTDQWVTIDLDWGTLNHIDLQLLQRQISQTTNAVEGFMLFIAEWMNAWLVEIDRFEEDLKTLIWSIRKRNETSILELVYLRRHELLVWKSLLIPVKELKMAIEEVNLHEPCEGKIFPMTCKRIERALTLLQEYEHELDSIINLEEVISSHRGNEITKTLTVITTVFTPIMAFGALWGMNFKHMPELEWSFGYPLSIIFIVISTILLYAYLKIKGWTGDLLKGKKRGSFFK; translated from the coding sequence ATGATCACCTACCGCACACCGACCAACTGGACATGGATTCAGGCAAAACAAAAGGAAATCGAGCAACTCACTCCCATCCTTGAACATGAAAGCAGCATCGATTGGCTGCAACAAATTCAAAACAACAAAACCAACTCCCTCAGGGTAACCATTACCCCTGATGGAAAAAAAGTAGTCAAAGGCACACTCATCTATAAACAAAGCTTCGAAGAGGAACATGACGTCAAACTCTTCCATTTCTATGTCACCACCGATCAATGGGTAACAATCGACTTGGATTGGGGCACCCTGAACCACATCGATCTCCAGCTTCTCCAACGTCAAATCAGCCAAACTACCAATGCCGTCGAAGGCTTCATGCTGTTCATCGCAGAATGGATGAATGCTTGGCTGGTTGAAATTGACCGGTTTGAAGAGGACTTAAAAACCCTGATCTGGAGCATCCGCAAACGAAATGAAACGAGCATTCTCGAGCTCGTTTATTTGCGCAGGCACGAACTATTAGTGTGGAAGAGTCTCCTCATTCCGGTCAAAGAGCTAAAGATGGCGATCGAAGAAGTGAATCTTCATGAACCCTGCGAGGGAAAAATTTTCCCAATGACCTGCAAACGGATTGAACGTGCGCTGACCCTTCTCCAGGAATACGAACATGAATTAGATTCCATTATCAATTTAGAGGAAGTCATCTCCTCCCATCGGGGAAATGAAATCACTAAAACGTTAACCGTAATCACCACTGTGTTTACCCCAATCATGGCCTTCGGAGCCTTATGGGGTATGAACTTCAAGCATATGCCCGAACTCGAATGGAGCTTTGGCTATCCATTATCGATCATTTTCATCGTCATCTCCACCATCCTTCTCTATGCGTATTTAAAAATCAAAGGCTGGACAGGAGATTTATTAAAAGGGAAAAAACGAGGTTCCTTTTTTAAGTGA
- a CDS encoding mechanosensitive ion channel produces MNANEMMMGWSSYFQDIPNLIMALLVLLVGWLIAKWIGRGVEAALRKTSFDDKLFSKFGKRKYSSETIIGKIVYYLLLVVVWTIFFNMLSLSFIATPFVQMLSTITAAIPNLLKAALILLFAWVVAFLLSNLFTKAAARFHLENHLVKRKLAKGEIDAMNKVNSISKVIFYLVLLLFLPGVLGALHMEGISKPFAQTLSVLLAFIPKLFAAALIVFIGWLIAKIVRDVLTNLLTNVGLEKVSQRLGFDQSVDGRASLANIIGNIAFILILLPTIITALEKLDLKGVSEPAISMLRAVLSMIPNIAVAVLLILAGIWLGKMVEKIVTQMLWRVRFDSLFHRMGVGSLTPDASKTTLSQLVGLLAKVVVVLLFTVEALQIVHLNFLVTLATGVIAYLPMLFAALVILGIGLYVGHLVERILQNVLKQTYSRTLAAVAKYAVFAITIFMALDQLGVAHSIVNAAFILVLGGLALAFGLAFGIGGKDFAAKYLRKLDQKLEE; encoded by the coding sequence ATGAACGCAAATGAAATGATGATGGGCTGGTCCTCATACTTTCAGGACATTCCCAATCTAATCATGGCATTACTCGTGCTATTAGTGGGTTGGCTGATCGCCAAGTGGATTGGCCGAGGCGTAGAAGCGGCCTTAAGAAAGACCAGCTTTGACGATAAGCTATTCTCAAAGTTTGGTAAGCGAAAATACTCATCAGAAACGATAATCGGAAAAATAGTTTACTATCTTTTATTAGTAGTAGTTTGGACGATCTTCTTCAATATGTTGAGCTTAAGCTTTATTGCCACACCATTCGTTCAAATGCTTTCGACCATTACGGCGGCAATTCCTAATCTATTAAAAGCAGCACTTATCTTACTGTTTGCCTGGGTGGTCGCGTTCTTGCTGTCCAATCTTTTCACAAAAGCAGCTGCCCGATTCCATTTAGAAAATCATTTAGTGAAACGGAAGCTGGCAAAAGGTGAAATTGATGCGATGAATAAAGTGAACAGCATCTCGAAGGTGATTTTCTACTTAGTACTTCTCTTATTTTTACCAGGAGTATTAGGCGCACTGCATATGGAAGGCATCTCAAAGCCTTTTGCACAAACCTTATCTGTGTTACTCGCGTTTATTCCGAAATTATTTGCAGCCGCATTGATTGTCTTCATTGGCTGGTTGATTGCCAAAATCGTTCGTGATGTGTTAACGAACCTATTAACGAACGTAGGGCTGGAAAAAGTAAGTCAGCGTTTAGGCTTCGATCAATCCGTAGATGGACGAGCGAGCCTTGCAAATATAATTGGAAATATCGCGTTTATCTTAATCTTACTTCCAACGATTATTACGGCTTTAGAAAAATTAGATTTGAAGGGCGTTTCGGAACCAGCAATCAGCATGCTTCGTGCGGTACTGTCGATGATTCCAAACATCGCTGTGGCCGTGTTGTTGATTTTAGCAGGAATTTGGCTTGGAAAAATGGTGGAGAAAATCGTCACCCAAATGCTGTGGCGCGTAAGGTTTGATAGTCTATTTCATAGAATGGGCGTCGGCTCATTAACTCCGGATGCTTCGAAAACAACTCTGTCACAGTTGGTTGGGTTGCTGGCAAAAGTCGTAGTGGTTCTGTTATTCACGGTGGAAGCCTTGCAAATTGTCCATCTAAACTTCTTAGTGACACTCGCGACCGGCGTCATTGCATATTTACCAATGCTGTTTGCGGCCCTTGTCATCCTGGGGATTGGTTTATATGTGGGGCACTTGGTGGAACGAATCTTACAGAATGTGCTGAAACAAACCTACTCTCGCACACTAGCGGCGGTAGCGAAATACGCTGTGTTTGCGATTACCATCTTTATGGCACTAGATCAACTCGGTGTCGCACATAGCATTGTCAATGCTGCCTTCATCCTTGTCCTTGGTGGACTGGCCCTCGCCTTTGGACTAGCCTTCGGAATCGGAGGAAAAGATTTCGCAGCCAAATATCTACGCAAACTAGACCAAAAACTCGAGGAGTAA
- a CDS encoding NADH-quinone oxidoreductase subunit M, translated as MNLHAVLSVLVFSPLLGIAVLAFMPKTQEKSIKLVGFLATLPALILALAAYLHYQWGKDLADFSVSVPWIQFRGMNGISEPIFSVYYELGLSGFQLLLVVLTAVVATLASIASIFIKKEWKGYFMLFLLLEVGMLGVFTAENLILFFIFFEVTLIPTFFLIGKWGYFEKEKAAYSFLIYNGLGSAVLLIVIMILFAKTGTSNIELLTQMMADPNTPVTGDLKLGLLIALLVAFGVKLPIFPLHSWMLKVHVQAPPSVVMIHSGILLKIGAYGLIRFGMGIFPKQFETLATIIAVLGVINLLYGAFLAFIQTDFKMVLAYSSISHMGIVLIGLAAMNEAGVQGAIFQVISHGLISALLFFLVGVLYERTDTSLMENLGGMAKGMPIAAGFLLAGAMASLGLPGMSGFVSEFMAFLGLFKEMPWIAAVGTIGIIMTAAYLLRAVLGMTYGKSHREFTGVVDLKGVEFIPVLVLTLLIVLIGVYPSVLSSPLQTTLETIMLGLGG; from the coding sequence ATGAATTTACATGCAGTCCTTTCCGTCCTAGTATTCTCCCCTTTACTAGGTATCGCGGTTTTGGCATTCATGCCTAAAACGCAGGAAAAATCAATTAAACTAGTCGGCTTTTTAGCGACACTGCCGGCGCTAATCCTGGCATTAGCGGCCTATCTCCATTATCAATGGGGCAAGGATTTAGCGGACTTTTCCGTATCGGTTCCATGGATTCAATTCCGCGGCATGAACGGGATTTCCGAGCCGATTTTCTCGGTTTACTACGAGCTTGGATTAAGCGGCTTCCAGCTTCTATTGGTTGTCTTAACAGCGGTTGTTGCGACACTCGCATCCATTGCTTCCATTTTTATAAAAAAAGAATGGAAAGGTTATTTCATGCTATTCCTTCTTTTAGAAGTGGGCATGCTTGGCGTGTTTACCGCTGAAAACTTAATCCTGTTCTTCATCTTCTTCGAAGTAACACTGATTCCGACCTTCTTCTTAATCGGAAAATGGGGTTATTTTGAAAAAGAAAAAGCAGCTTACAGCTTCTTGATTTATAACGGTTTAGGATCAGCAGTCCTGTTGATCGTGATTATGATACTGTTTGCAAAAACAGGAACATCGAATATTGAATTATTAACACAAATGATGGCCGATCCAAATACACCGGTAACGGGTGATTTGAAGCTTGGCTTACTGATTGCGCTTTTAGTAGCGTTTGGTGTAAAATTACCGATTTTCCCATTGCACAGCTGGATGCTGAAGGTACACGTTCAGGCACCGCCATCAGTCGTTATGATTCACTCTGGTATTCTGTTAAAGATTGGTGCGTACGGATTAATCCGTTTTGGAATGGGTATTTTTCCGAAGCAGTTTGAGACGCTTGCGACCATCATTGCTGTACTTGGAGTGATCAATCTACTCTACGGGGCGTTTCTAGCGTTCATTCAAACAGACTTTAAAATGGTTTTGGCGTATTCATCCATTTCCCACATGGGAATCGTGTTAATTGGCCTTGCTGCGATGAATGAGGCAGGGGTTCAGGGAGCGATTTTCCAAGTGATTTCACACGGATTGATTTCCGCGCTCTTGTTCTTCTTAGTGGGTGTCTTGTACGAACGTACGGATACATCATTAATGGAAAATCTGGGCGGAATGGCGAAGGGGATGCCGATTGCCGCAGGCTTCTTGCTTGCCGGTGCGATGGCATCACTCGGACTGCCGGGTATGTCTGGGTTTGTCAGCGAATTTATGGCGTTCTTAGGTCTTTTCAAAGAAATGCCGTGGATTGCAGCAGTTGGTACCATTGGTATTATCATGACGGCAGCCTACTTACTGCGTGCGGTTCTAGGTATGACGTACGGCAAGTCACACCGTGAATTTACTGGTGTGGTTGATTTAAAAGGCGTGGAATTTATTCCAGTCCTTGTACTTACATTATTAATCGTATTAATTGGTGTGTATCCAAGTGTTCTAAGCTCTCCGCTGCAAACTACACTTGAAACAATCATGCTAGGGTTAGGAGGGTGA
- a CDS encoding STAS domain-containing protein: MENATRMIEFIQANRGQLLQEWVEKMAAMDEQKLSTVITDQVYTNIGDEYINILVHDLINQDKHAKNKIRDFAQKMVQLGWNLNFIMDSLMEFSKIMFFHMVGEASEKEQIEFGWAYDKWVTPINKEVLNHYASSWQRTVSLQKIALQELSAPLIPIFDNITVMPLVGTIDTDRAKRIMENLLQGVVKHHAQVVLIDITGVPVVDTMVAHHIIQASEAVRLVGAKCLIVGIRPEIAQTIVNLGINLNQVVTKNSLQKGVAAALEMTNRKIVSVGE; the protein is encoded by the coding sequence ATGGAAAACGCAACTCGAATGATTGAGTTTATTCAAGCGAACAGGGGACAGCTTTTACAAGAGTGGGTAGAAAAAATGGCCGCGATGGATGAGCAGAAATTATCAACCGTCATAACCGACCAAGTTTATACGAATATTGGCGATGAATATATTAATATATTAGTTCATGATTTAATTAATCAGGACAAACATGCAAAAAACAAAATAAGAGATTTCGCACAAAAAATGGTCCAATTAGGCTGGAATTTGAACTTTATTATGGACAGCTTAATGGAATTTTCAAAGATTATGTTTTTCCACATGGTGGGAGAGGCTTCAGAAAAGGAACAGATTGAATTCGGCTGGGCATATGATAAGTGGGTAACGCCGATTAACAAAGAAGTGCTCAATCACTATGCATCGTCCTGGCAAAGGACCGTTTCACTGCAAAAAATTGCTCTTCAGGAATTGTCAGCGCCGCTGATTCCGATTTTTGATAATATCACCGTAATGCCATTGGTCGGGACAATCGATACCGATAGAGCGAAGCGAATCATGGAAAATTTATTGCAAGGCGTCGTGAAGCATCATGCACAAGTGGTGTTAATTGATATTACGGGTGTGCCTGTAGTAGATACAATGGTAGCCCATCATATTATTCAAGCATCAGAGGCGGTCCGATTGGTGGGAGCTAAGTGTTTAATCGTCGGCATTCGACCGGAGATAGCGCAAACCATCGTTAATTTAGGGATTAACCTGAATCAGGTCGTTACGAAAAACAGCCTGCAAAAAGGGGTTGCCGCTGCATTGGAAATGACAAATCGGAAAATCGTCTCAGTGGGGGAATAA
- a CDS encoding STAS domain-containing protein, translating to MNGRIPILKLYNCLLISIQWELDDQTALQFQEDLLSKIHETGVGGVVIDLTSVDVIDSFIAKVLGDVVSMSHLMGAKVVLTGIQPAVAITLVELGIHLQDVRTALDLEKGLETLQRELGE from the coding sequence ATGAATGGTAGAATACCTATTTTAAAGTTATATAACTGCCTGCTCATCTCGATTCAATGGGAGCTGGACGACCAAACCGCGTTACAATTTCAGGAGGATCTTCTTTCCAAAATCCATGAAACAGGAGTGGGGGGCGTCGTCATTGATTTAACCTCTGTGGACGTGATAGATTCCTTTATTGCCAAGGTACTTGGCGATGTGGTCAGTATGTCCCATCTAATGGGCGCAAAAGTGGTGTTGACGGGTATCCAGCCAGCTGTAGCGATCACACTAGTAGAACTAGGGATACACCTTCAAGATGTGCGAACAGCACTAGATTTAGAAAAAGGGTTGGAAACACTACAGCGGGAGTTGGGGGAGTAA
- the nuoL gene encoding NADH-quinone oxidoreductase subunit L yields the protein MMENAWLIPLFPLLSFLILLLFGKRLKEASSYVGILLTLASLVYSILVLFERFSEPTYVTKFDWLTIGDLHLTAGFEVNQLNALMLFIVSLVSFLVHTYSKGYMHGDERFPVFYAYLGLFTFAMLGLVLSPNLLQTYIFWELVGVGSFLLIGFYFYKEEAKAAAKKAFIMTRIGDVGLFIGMSLLFWETKSFEYSDIFAAVEAGKISPTMITLTAILIFIGAVGKSGQFPLHTWLPDAMEGPTPVSALIHAATMVAAGVYLVAALFPLFLASQTALLTIAVIGAFTAIFAASIGLVQTDIKRVLAYSTVSQLGYMMLALGSAGYVAGVFHLMTHAFFKALLFLAAGSVIHAVHTQNIEEMGGLWKKLKLTGPLFLIGTLAISGVPLFSGFFSKDEILVAAWEGGHPVLFLLALIAAFMTAFYMFRLFFLVFTGEARGDQKHVHESPSNMTFPMILLGVLAVVAGYVNTPWFGTFLGDWLVDGNEALAHHGHVEGPVWIMIAATLVSLAGIFLAYMMYYKRSLARNWLSGTGDTLHTILFNKYYVDEFYQLTVVAATKAISYFLRFIDVFLVEGLVKGVVGIVQGLGQTGSKMQTGQVQTYGAVAFIGLAVLAVIFALTGGYLR from the coding sequence ATGATGGAGAATGCATGGCTCATACCGCTTTTCCCGCTATTATCGTTTTTGATCCTTCTTCTATTCGGTAAGCGGTTGAAGGAGGCAAGCAGTTATGTGGGGATTTTGCTCACGCTGGCGTCGCTTGTCTATTCAATCCTTGTGTTATTTGAGCGCTTTTCAGAGCCAACTTACGTCACGAAATTTGACTGGCTCACGATAGGAGATCTGCATCTAACAGCGGGCTTTGAAGTGAATCAATTAAATGCATTAATGCTGTTTATCGTATCGCTCGTAAGTTTCTTAGTACATACCTACTCCAAAGGGTACATGCATGGAGACGAGCGGTTTCCAGTATTCTATGCCTACTTAGGATTATTTACCTTTGCAATGCTTGGGCTGGTTCTTTCACCAAACCTGTTGCAAACCTATATTTTCTGGGAGCTTGTCGGTGTCGGTTCGTTCCTATTAATCGGTTTTTATTTTTACAAAGAAGAAGCGAAGGCCGCTGCGAAAAAGGCGTTCATCATGACCCGTATCGGGGATGTGGGCCTCTTCATCGGGATGTCTCTTCTATTCTGGGAAACAAAAAGCTTTGAATATAGTGATATTTTTGCCGCTGTTGAAGCTGGGAAGATTTCACCGACAATGATTACGTTAACTGCGATCCTTATTTTCATCGGAGCAGTCGGTAAATCAGGTCAGTTCCCGCTTCACACTTGGCTTCCAGATGCGATGGAAGGTCCGACACCTGTATCGGCCCTCATCCACGCAGCGACCATGGTTGCCGCAGGGGTATACTTAGTGGCAGCACTATTCCCACTGTTCTTAGCAAGCCAAACAGCACTACTTACCATCGCGGTAATTGGTGCATTTACAGCAATCTTTGCAGCGAGCATCGGTCTGGTGCAAACGGACATTAAGCGTGTATTAGCGTACTCAACGGTTTCACAGCTTGGGTACATGATGCTTGCCCTAGGGTCTGCCGGCTATGTGGCGGGTGTGTTCCACTTAATGACTCACGCATTCTTCAAGGCGTTACTATTCCTTGCAGCAGGTTCTGTCATTCACGCGGTTCACACACAAAACATTGAAGAAATGGGCGGGCTTTGGAAAAAGCTGAAGCTGACCGGACCGCTTTTCTTAATCGGAACACTTGCGATCAGCGGTGTGCCGTTATTTTCCGGATTCTTCTCCAAGGATGAAATCTTAGTCGCTGCATGGGAAGGCGGGCATCCAGTCCTTTTCTTGCTAGCATTAATCGCAGCCTTTATGACTGCATTCTACATGTTCCGCTTATTCTTCCTAGTATTCACTGGTGAAGCACGTGGCGATCAAAAACATGTACACGAATCACCGTCCAACATGACATTCCCGATGATTCTTCTCGGTGTCTTGGCAGTGGTCGCTGGTTATGTCAACACTCCATGGTTCGGTACGTTCCTTGGCGATTGGTTAGTGGATGGCAATGAAGCACTTGCACATCACGGCCATGTCGAAGGTCCAGTCTGGATTATGATTGCAGCAACACTCGTTTCTTTAGCAGGAATTTTCCTTGCTTATATGATGTACTACAAGCGTTCACTAGCCCGCAACTGGTTGAGCGGTACAGGTGACACGCTGCACACGATTCTTTTCAACAAATATTACGTTGACGAGTTCTATCAATTGACTGTCGTAGCCGCTACAAAAGCAATCAGCTACTTCCTACGCTTCATCGATGTTTTCCTTGTAGAAGGGCTCGTGAAGGGCGTAGTCGGAATCGTCCAAGGACTTGGTCAAACAGGTTCGAAGATGCAGACCGGACAGGTTCAAACCTATGGCGCAGTGGCCTTCATCGGTCTCGCAGTATTAGCCGTCATCTTTGCATTAACAGGGGGGTACCTACGATGA
- the nuoN gene encoding NADH-quinone oxidoreductase subunit NuoN: protein MDFDSLKSFEWSVMTPEFIILGVSALLTLLDLFMPKKQDRRVLGWIAILGVFAAIVSVAGLLNTDVTSILEDSFTLDGFGKAFKLLLLVGSGLVLFLAVSYEKKDGVEDSHGEFYYLFLAALLGAMIMTSSGDLITLFIGLELLTVSSYILAGIRKHHVESNESAMKYVINGGISTAITLFGMSYVYGLTGTTNLFKIAQTLAGIGDAQQTYLLGLAFLMIFVGLSFKLAAAPFHMWAPDVYQGAPTPVTAFLSVVSKTAGFVIVIRILIAVFYNAAPEGGAGGETILFKMHDYLAVIAAVTMVVGNVVALKQSDIKRMFAYSSIAHAGYVLVAITTMSANLVFSIWFYLLAYMLMNLGAFAIIQVVTEKSGSTKIADFAGLYRRSPVLAVLMGILLVSLAGFPGTAGFIGKLNIFVGAFFGTPHYVLASIMIATTVVSYFYYFGVMTQMFFRPAKDESKLRVPFGIVVVLLVAVVGSVLFGVAPNLALDFLNNM, encoded by the coding sequence ATGGATTTTGACTCATTGAAATCATTTGAATGGAGTGTCATGACACCGGAGTTCATCATCCTTGGTGTGTCAGCACTATTAACATTGCTCGATTTATTTATGCCGAAAAAACAAGACAGACGTGTGCTTGGCTGGATCGCGATTCTTGGGGTTTTCGCAGCAATCGTGTCTGTTGCCGGCTTGTTGAACACAGATGTCACTTCAATTTTAGAAGACAGCTTTACACTGGATGGCTTTGGCAAGGCCTTTAAACTATTGCTTCTTGTCGGATCAGGGCTGGTGCTATTTTTAGCTGTCAGCTATGAGAAAAAGGATGGAGTGGAAGACAGTCACGGTGAGTTTTACTACCTGTTCTTAGCAGCGTTGCTCGGTGCGATGATTATGACTTCCAGCGGTGATTTAATCACTCTTTTCATCGGATTAGAATTATTAACGGTTTCTTCTTATATTTTAGCGGGTATTCGCAAACACCATGTTGAATCCAACGAATCTGCGATGAAATACGTCATCAACGGCGGAATTTCTACAGCGATTACGTTATTCGGAATGAGTTATGTGTACGGGTTAACCGGTACCACGAACCTTTTCAAGATCGCGCAAACTCTTGCAGGGATTGGTGATGCGCAACAGACCTACTTACTTGGTCTTGCTTTCTTAATGATTTTTGTTGGTTTATCCTTTAAGCTCGCGGCAGCTCCGTTCCATATGTGGGCACCTGACGTGTACCAAGGAGCGCCAACACCTGTTACTGCTTTCTTAAGCGTAGTTTCTAAAACAGCAGGCTTTGTCATCGTCATTCGTATCCTTATTGCTGTGTTTTACAATGCAGCACCAGAGGGTGGAGCCGGTGGTGAAACCATTCTGTTCAAGATGCATGACTACTTAGCAGTGATCGCAGCGGTAACAATGGTTGTCGGTAACGTGGTAGCTTTGAAGCAGTCGGATATTAAGAGAATGTTCGCATATTCCAGTATCGCCCATGCAGGGTATGTGCTAGTGGCTATAACAACTATGAGTGCGAACTTAGTATTCTCGATCTGGTTCTACTTGCTTGCTTACATGTTGATGAACCTTGGTGCCTTTGCAATCATTCAAGTGGTGACGGAAAAATCAGGCTCAACAAAGATTGCTGATTTTGCTGGCCTTTACCGCCGTTCGCCGGTTCTTGCGGTGTTAATGGGAATTTTACTCGTTTCCTTAGCAGGCTTTCCGGGTACAGCAGGTTTTATTGGAAAATTAAACATCTTTGTCGGGGCGTTTTTCGGCACTCCGCATTATGTCCTAGCATCGATCATGATTGCGACAACGGTTGTTTCTTATTTCTACTATTTTGGCGTCATGACGCAGATGTTCTTCCGTCCGGCTAAGGACGAAAGCAAGCTACGTGTGCCATTTGGAATTGTGGTTGTCCTGCTGGTTGCGGTTGTCGGCTCCGTCTTGTTCGGAGTAGCGCCAAACCTGGCACTCGACTTCTTGAACAATATGTAA
- a CDS encoding hemolysin family protein, with protein MIMKLVSVALLIALTGFFVAIEFAIVKVRPSRIEQLLGDGKKGAAAAKRVVSHLDEYLSACQLGITVTALGLGWLGEPTVEKLLHPLMEALHLNESLTHILSIGIAFALVTFLHVVAGELAPKTAAIQKAETITLLFATPIIWFYKLMYPFIWVLNSSARMLTRMVGLKPVSEHELAHSEEELRILLSESFKSGEINENEWTYVNNIFEFDERTAKEIMVPRTEMSCLSVDDSLQKVIKTVRADKYTRFPVMNGDKDHIIGVLNVKMFLTSSILKKEKDWTLSSYIQPVIRAIETIPIHDLLVKMQTEHAHMAILMDEYGGTSGLVTVEDILEEIVGEVRDEFDAEEVAAVREFPGNNFVVDAKVGISEVNDLLSTDLSEDGVDTIGGWFLQQNGDVELGAAVEAEGYEFSVEEVDGYHILYLRIERR; from the coding sequence ATGATAATGAAGTTGGTATCTGTTGCTTTGTTGATTGCTTTGACCGGGTTCTTTGTGGCGATTGAATTTGCGATTGTGAAGGTTCGGCCTTCGAGAATAGAGCAATTGCTGGGAGACGGAAAGAAGGGAGCGGCTGCCGCCAAAAGGGTGGTATCCCATTTGGATGAGTATTTATCGGCCTGTCAGTTGGGGATTACGGTAACTGCATTAGGATTGGGGTGGCTTGGGGAACCAACGGTAGAAAAGCTGCTGCACCCGTTGATGGAAGCCCTCCACTTGAATGAATCTCTTACCCATATTTTATCGATAGGAATCGCCTTTGCTCTCGTCACCTTCTTGCATGTGGTCGCAGGAGAATTGGCGCCAAAGACGGCGGCAATCCAGAAAGCGGAGACGATTACGCTGCTGTTTGCTACACCAATAATCTGGTTTTACAAGCTCATGTATCCGTTTATTTGGGTATTGAATAGTTCGGCACGCATGCTTACAAGAATGGTAGGATTGAAGCCGGTTTCGGAGCATGAGTTAGCACATTCGGAGGAAGAACTTAGGATTCTTTTATCCGAAAGCTTTAAAAGTGGGGAAATCAACGAGAACGAGTGGACCTATGTGAACAATATTTTTGAATTTGATGAGCGGACAGCTAAGGAAATTATGGTTCCGCGGACCGAGATGTCCTGCTTGTCTGTCGACGATAGTCTCCAAAAAGTAATCAAAACAGTAAGGGCGGATAAATATACTCGTTTTCCAGTCATGAATGGGGACAAAGATCATATTATCGGCGTATTGAATGTGAAAATGTTTTTAACCTCTTCGATATTGAAGAAGGAAAAGGATTGGACGCTATCATCCTATATCCAGCCGGTTATCCGGGCGATTGAGACGATTCCAATTCATGATTTGCTGGTGAAGATGCAAACAGAACATGCGCATATGGCGATTTTGATGGATGAATATGGAGGAACCTCTGGGTTAGTGACGGTCGAGGATATCCTGGAGGAAATTGTCGGTGAGGTAAGAGATGAATTTGACGCCGAAGAAGTCGCGGCGGTAAGAGAATTTCCGGGAAATAATTTTGTGGTAGATGCAAAAGTAGGGATTAGTGAGGTGAATGATTTACTCAGTACAGATTTATCGGAAGATGGCGTCGATACAATCGGCGGATGGTTTCTACAACAAAATGGTGATGTTGAGTTGGGAGCCGCTGTAGAAGCTGAGGGCTATGAGTTCTCCGTGGAAGAGGTCGATGGGTATCATATTTTGTATCTAAGAATTGAGAGACGTTGA